A single region of the Streptomyces sp. NBC_01262 genome encodes:
- a CDS encoding DHA2 family efflux MFS transporter permease subunit produces MPETSPRRRMLILAICCMSLLMVSLDTTILNVALPAIRGDLGASVSGLQWTIDAYTVVLASLLMLAGSTADRIGRRRVFQYGLVVFTVASVLCSLAPDLRWLIVFRMLQAVGGTMLNPVAMSIITNTFTEPRERARAIGVWGGVVGISMAAGPIIGGALVEYANWRAVFWINVPIGVAALVLTALFVPESRAPKARRMDPVGQLLVMALLGSLTYAIIEAPAAGWTSPLILACVAVTVVALAGLLTYERRRREPLIELRFFRSAPFSGATVIAVSAFAALGGFLFLNTLYLQDDRGMSALDAGLHLLPMAAMALVCAPLSGRLVGTRGPRLSLVLAGATMTASGLLFTAMDAASSDALLYTAYVLFGIGFGFVNAPVTNTAVSGMPRTQAGVAAAVASTSRQIGQSLGVAVMGALIAAGLHTTAWGVIAGCGAVVLLVGLLTTGRWAAGTAERTASLLAAPAAPKRVVTTTP; encoded by the coding sequence ATGCCCGAAACGAGCCCCCGGCGGCGGATGCTCATCCTCGCGATCTGCTGCATGAGCCTGCTGATGGTCAGTCTCGACACCACCATCCTCAATGTGGCGCTGCCCGCCATCCGCGGCGACCTGGGCGCCTCCGTCTCCGGCCTGCAGTGGACGATCGACGCCTACACCGTCGTCCTGGCCTCCCTGCTGATGCTCGCCGGTTCCACCGCCGACCGGATCGGCCGCCGCCGCGTCTTCCAGTACGGCCTGGTGGTCTTCACGGTGGCCTCCGTGCTGTGCAGCCTGGCGCCCGACCTGCGGTGGCTGATCGTCTTCCGGATGCTCCAGGCCGTCGGCGGCACGATGCTCAACCCCGTCGCCATGTCGATCATCACCAACACCTTCACCGAGCCCCGCGAGCGCGCCCGCGCCATCGGCGTCTGGGGCGGGGTCGTCGGGATCAGCATGGCCGCCGGGCCCATCATCGGCGGCGCCCTCGTCGAGTACGCGAACTGGCGCGCGGTCTTCTGGATCAATGTCCCGATCGGTGTGGCCGCCCTGGTGCTGACCGCGCTGTTCGTCCCGGAATCCCGCGCCCCGAAGGCCCGCCGGATGGACCCCGTGGGCCAGTTGCTGGTGATGGCGCTGCTCGGCTCCCTCACGTACGCGATCATCGAGGCTCCGGCGGCGGGCTGGACCTCGCCGCTGATCCTGGCCTGCGTGGCGGTCACGGTGGTGGCCCTGGCCGGGCTGCTGACGTACGAACGGCGTCGCCGGGAGCCCCTGATCGAGCTGCGCTTCTTCCGTAGCGCGCCCTTCAGCGGCGCGACGGTGATAGCGGTGAGCGCCTTCGCCGCGCTGGGCGGCTTCCTCTTCCTCAACACGCTCTACCTGCAGGACGACCGCGGCATGTCCGCCCTCGACGCGGGCCTGCACCTGCTGCCGATGGCCGCCATGGCCCTGGTCTGCGCCCCGCTGTCCGGACGCCTGGTCGGCACCCGGGGCCCGCGCCTGTCGCTGGTGCTCGCGGGCGCGACGATGACCGCCAGCGGCCTGCTCTTCACGGCGATGGACGCCGCCTCCTCCGACGCGCTCCTGTACACGGCGTACGTCCTGTTCGGCATCGGCTTCGGCTTCGTCAACGCCCCCGTCACCAACACGGCCGTCTCCGGCATGCCCCGCACCCAGGCCGGTGTCGCCGCCGCCGTCGCCTCCACCAGCCGCCAGATCGGCCAGTCCCTGGGCGTCGCCGTCATGGGCGCTCTCATCGCCGCGGGCCTCCACACCACCGCGTGGGGCGTCATCGCCGGCTGCGGCGCCGTCGTCCTGCTCGTCGGCCTCCTCACCACCGGGCGCTGGGCGGCTGGCACGGCGGAGCGGACCGCCTCGCTGCTGGCCGCACCGGCGGCCCCGAAGCGCGTGGTGACGACCACCCCATGA
- a CDS encoding helix-turn-helix transcriptional regulator: MTTTAAARQELAHFLRSRRERISPEQVGLPPGRRRRTPGLRREEVANLAAVGVTWYTWLEQARDIQVSAQVADAIGRALLLDPHERSHLFVLAGVPDPAPFASCPGMSDQIREVLERLEPIPAAVANSRCDVIAHNRTYGRLVDDLDALPFEDRNVMWLILTHPLWREALPDWEESARIVVGKFRSAMAEHLAEPTWKALVKRLQLASPEFCEFWDRHEVLEPEGRVKRFINPHVGLMSFVHTSLWLGPRQGPRLTTYTPADDVTRERLDRLYEIALARDAAPVPA; the protein is encoded by the coding sequence ATGACCACCACCGCCGCGGCCCGGCAAGAGCTCGCCCACTTCCTGCGCAGCCGCCGCGAACGCATCTCCCCCGAGCAGGTCGGCCTGCCGCCCGGCCGCCGCCGGCGCACCCCGGGCCTGCGCCGCGAGGAGGTCGCCAACCTCGCCGCCGTCGGTGTCACCTGGTACACCTGGCTCGAACAGGCCCGCGACATTCAGGTCTCCGCCCAGGTCGCCGACGCCATCGGCCGCGCCCTGCTCCTCGATCCCCATGAGCGCTCCCACCTCTTCGTCCTCGCGGGCGTCCCCGACCCCGCCCCCTTCGCCTCCTGCCCGGGCATGTCCGACCAGATCCGCGAGGTGCTGGAGCGCCTGGAACCCATCCCCGCCGCCGTCGCCAACAGCCGCTGCGATGTCATCGCCCACAACCGCACCTACGGCCGCCTTGTCGACGACCTCGACGCCCTCCCCTTCGAGGACCGCAACGTCATGTGGCTGATCCTCACCCACCCCCTCTGGCGCGAGGCACTCCCCGACTGGGAGGAGTCCGCCCGCATCGTCGTCGGCAAATTCCGCTCCGCCATGGCCGAACACCTCGCCGAGCCCACCTGGAAGGCCCTCGTGAAGCGCCTCCAGCTCGCCTCTCCCGAGTTCTGCGAGTTCTGGGACCGCCACGAGGTCCTCGAACCCGAGGGCCGGGTCAAGCGCTTCATCAACCCCCACGTCGGCCTGATGTCCTTCGTCCACACCAGCCTCTGGCTCGGCCCCCGCCAGGGTCCCCGGCTGACCACCTACACCCCCGCCGACGACGTGACCCGCGAGCGGCTCGACCGGCTCTACGAGATCGCACTGGCCCGCGACGCGGCCCCTGTGCCGGCCTGA
- the dusB gene encoding tRNA dihydrouridine synthase DusB: MVPMTTAPATPLQIGPHSVWPPVVLAPMAGITNAPFRTLCREFSGGKGLFVSEMITTRALVARNEKTMHLIHFDGTEKPRSIQLYGVDPATVGAAVRMIVDEDLADHIDLNFGCPVPKVTRKGGGSALPYKRNLLRSILREAVGNAGALPVTIKMRKGIDDDHLTYLDAGRIAVEEGVTAVALHGRTAAQHYGGNADWEAIARLKEAVTEIPVLGNGDIWSAQDALRMMRETGCDGVVVGRGCLGRPWLFGDLVAAFEETAGESGMRKQATPSLREVAGVMRRHAELLGEWLEDEERGVIDFRKHVAWYTKGFSVGSEMRRNLAMASSLAELDEHLAGLHLDQTWPDGAEGPRGRTAPGKRVVLPDGWLDDPYDCAVAGADAELDTSGG; this comes from the coding sequence ATGGTCCCCATGACGACCGCCCCCGCCACGCCCCTCCAGATCGGCCCGCACTCCGTGTGGCCGCCGGTCGTCCTGGCCCCGATGGCCGGGATCACCAACGCACCCTTCCGGACGCTCTGCCGGGAGTTCAGTGGCGGCAAGGGGCTGTTCGTCAGCGAGATGATCACCACCCGGGCGCTGGTCGCGCGCAACGAGAAGACCATGCACCTGATCCACTTCGACGGCACCGAGAAGCCGCGCTCCATCCAGCTCTACGGAGTCGACCCGGCCACCGTCGGAGCCGCCGTGCGCATGATCGTGGACGAGGACCTGGCCGACCACATCGACCTCAACTTCGGCTGCCCGGTACCGAAGGTGACCCGCAAGGGCGGCGGCTCGGCGCTGCCGTACAAGCGGAACCTGCTGCGCTCCATCCTGCGCGAGGCGGTCGGGAACGCCGGTGCGCTGCCGGTCACCATCAAGATGCGCAAGGGCATCGACGACGACCACCTCACCTACCTCGACGCCGGCCGGATCGCAGTCGAGGAGGGCGTCACCGCGGTCGCCCTGCACGGCCGGACGGCCGCTCAGCACTACGGCGGCAACGCCGACTGGGAGGCCATCGCCCGCCTGAAGGAGGCGGTCACGGAGATCCCCGTGCTGGGCAACGGCGACATCTGGTCCGCGCAGGACGCCCTGCGCATGATGCGCGAGACCGGCTGCGACGGTGTCGTGGTGGGGCGCGGCTGCCTGGGGCGGCCGTGGCTGTTCGGCGACCTGGTGGCTGCCTTCGAGGAGACGGCCGGCGAATCCGGCATGCGCAAGCAGGCCACGCCGTCGCTGCGCGAGGTCGCGGGCGTCATGCGCAGGCACGCCGAACTGCTGGGGGAGTGGCTGGAGGACGAGGAGCGGGGCGTCATCGACTTCCGCAAGCACGTCGCCTGGTACACCAAGGGCTTCTCGGTCGGCTCCGAGATGCGGCGCAACCTTGCCATGGCCTCCTCCCTCGCCGAGCTCGACGAGCACCTGGCCGGCCTCCACCTCGACCAGACCTGGCCCGACGGCGCCGAGGGCCCGCGAGGCCGTACGGCCCCCGGCAAGCGGGTCGTCCTGCCGGACGGCTGGCTCGACGACCCGTACGACTGCGCGGTCGCGGGCGCGGACGCCGAGCTGGACACCTCCGGCGGTTAG
- a CDS encoding glutamate ABC transporter substrate-binding protein yields MRGLPSQRKGRAARWSTLALAGLLLLSGCGGQSPSGSPALSAQRDSAGSEAAASASAAGCDVLASPHPMSPLPAAGAAMPSGSTMARIQKRGRLIAGVDQNSYLWGYRDPGTGDLKGFDIDLVHEMARALFGDPDRVEFRTLNSAQRLTAAADGTVDLVAHSVTITCERKQQVAFSADYFHDGQRVLVNRSSTARSLADLAGHKVCAAKDTTSIATLKAARPKVVPVGVSDWTDCLVQLQLGEVDAVSTTEHILQGLQAQDPETMIVGPAFTFEPHGIITAKRNTDLVRFVNAVLDRLRADGTWERIYARWMGRFGPVPKPPTPRYAG; encoded by the coding sequence GTGCGAGGGTTACCGTCACAGCGCAAGGGGCGGGCCGCCCGGTGGAGCACACTCGCCCTGGCCGGCCTGCTTCTTCTCTCCGGGTGCGGCGGGCAGAGCCCGTCCGGCAGCCCGGCCCTCTCCGCCCAGCGGGATTCAGCGGGCTCGGAGGCGGCCGCGTCCGCCTCCGCCGCCGGCTGCGATGTGCTGGCCAGCCCCCATCCGATGAGCCCGCTGCCCGCGGCGGGCGCCGCGATGCCCTCGGGATCGACGATGGCCCGCATCCAGAAGCGCGGGCGGCTGATCGCGGGCGTCGACCAGAACAGCTACCTGTGGGGCTACCGCGATCCGGGGACCGGGGATCTGAAGGGCTTCGACATCGATCTCGTCCACGAGATGGCCCGCGCGCTGTTCGGCGACCCGGACCGGGTGGAGTTCCGCACCCTCAACTCCGCCCAGCGCCTCACCGCCGCGGCCGACGGCACCGTCGACCTGGTCGCCCACTCGGTGACCATCACCTGCGAGCGAAAGCAGCAGGTGGCCTTCAGCGCCGACTACTTCCACGACGGCCAGCGGGTGCTGGTCAATCGCAGTTCGACCGCCCGCAGTCTCGCCGACCTCGCCGGGCACAAGGTCTGCGCCGCTAAGGACACCACCTCGATCGCCACCCTGAAGGCTGCCCGGCCGAAGGTCGTCCCCGTCGGGGTGAGCGACTGGACCGACTGCCTGGTCCAGCTCCAGCTGGGCGAGGTCGACGCGGTCTCCACCACGGAGCACATCCTTCAGGGGCTCCAGGCGCAGGACCCGGAGACCATGATCGTCGGACCGGCCTTCACCTTCGAGCCCCACGGCATCATCACCGCCAAGCGCAACACCGACCTGGTCCGGTTCGTCAACGCCGTCCTGGACCGGCTGCGGGCCGACGGCACCTGGGAGCGGATCTACGCCCGCTGGATGGGCCGCTTCGGCCCGGTTCCGAAACCCCCAACGCCCCGGTACGCGGGCTGA
- a CDS encoding NADAR family protein — MTKTQQPSPAEARSREELAGLTQRGARPKYLFFWGHRPQRDGAIGQSSLSQWWPSPFTVDGVTYPTAEHWMMAGKARLFGDDAALARILGAPQPGAAKKLGRQVRGFDEDTWIRHRWDLVVDGNVAKFGQDTALREYLLGTGSRVLVEASPLDRVWGIGLAADDERTADPASWRGLNLLGFALMEARERLRAWR, encoded by the coding sequence ATGACGAAGACTCAGCAACCCTCGCCCGCAGAGGCGCGCAGCCGCGAGGAGCTCGCCGGGCTGACCCAACGCGGCGCCCGGCCCAAGTACCTGTTCTTCTGGGGCCACCGTCCCCAGCGCGACGGCGCCATCGGCCAGAGCAGCCTGAGCCAGTGGTGGCCCTCCCCCTTCACGGTGGACGGCGTCACCTACCCCACCGCCGAGCACTGGATGATGGCCGGCAAGGCCCGCCTCTTCGGCGACGACGCGGCGCTGGCCCGCATCCTCGGCGCCCCTCAGCCTGGCGCCGCCAAGAAGCTCGGCCGCCAGGTGCGCGGCTTCGACGAGGACACGTGGATACGCCACCGCTGGGACCTGGTCGTCGACGGCAACGTCGCCAAGTTCGGCCAGGACACCGCCCTGCGCGAGTACCTGCTCGGCACCGGCTCGCGGGTGCTCGTCGAGGCCAGCCCGCTCGACCGCGTCTGGGGCATCGGCCTCGCCGCCGACGACGAGCGCACCGCGGACCCGGCGAGCTGGCGGGGGCTGAATCTGCTCGGCTTCGCCCTGATGGAGGCCCGGGAGCGGCTGCGCGCCTGGCGGTAG
- a CDS encoding MFS transporter, translated as MTRIVGKPAAPSPPAASPPTLSALGLFTVLLGASLPLIDFFIVNVALPTISADLHASAAVLELVVAGYGVAYAVLLVLGGRLGDMFGRRRLFLAGMAAFGLTSLACGLAPSAWALVAARVAQGAAAALMMPQVLATIHSSTSGKRHARAISLFGATAGLSMVAGQILGGVLVAADIAGTDWRAIFLVNVPVAVAGLILTVRTVPETRSANPAPVDGPGTVLLAVSLLTLLAPLTEGRAAGWPLWTWVSLTAFPLAAAAFYLVERRADRAGRTPLVPPSLFELPGMRRALPMVLPFATGFGGFMFVVAVAMQEGLHYGPVKAGLALTPLAAAFFAASLAGPRLVSRYGSRVVTTGGVMQGVGLVLLALTVGRDWSGLSTLDLAPALALAGFGQGLQLPLLMRFVLTGVPAERAGVGSGVMVTTQQTSLALGVATLGTLFLSLTPGHGMRDALVVVLMVQVAGVVLTTLMSLRLPRTLA; from the coding sequence GTGACCCGCATAGTCGGCAAGCCTGCCGCGCCCTCACCCCCGGCGGCCTCGCCCCCGACACTGTCCGCCCTCGGGCTGTTCACCGTGCTGCTCGGGGCCTCGCTGCCGCTCATCGACTTCTTCATCGTCAATGTCGCGCTGCCGACCATCTCCGCCGACCTCCACGCCTCCGCCGCCGTCCTGGAACTGGTGGTCGCCGGTTACGGGGTCGCGTACGCCGTCCTGCTGGTGCTCGGCGGAAGGCTGGGCGACATGTTCGGGCGGCGCCGGCTGTTCCTCGCCGGGATGGCCGCGTTCGGGCTGACCTCGCTGGCCTGCGGGCTGGCGCCGAGCGCGTGGGCGCTGGTCGCGGCGCGGGTGGCGCAGGGCGCGGCGGCGGCGCTGATGATGCCGCAGGTGCTGGCGACGATCCACTCCTCGACCAGCGGCAAGCGGCACGCCAGGGCGATCAGCCTCTTCGGCGCCACGGCCGGCCTGTCGATGGTGGCGGGCCAGATCCTGGGCGGGGTGCTGGTGGCCGCCGACATCGCGGGGACGGACTGGCGGGCGATCTTCCTGGTCAATGTGCCGGTCGCGGTCGCCGGGCTGATCCTCACGGTGCGTACAGTGCCCGAGACCCGCTCCGCGAATCCGGCGCCGGTCGACGGCCCGGGGACCGTACTGCTCGCGGTGTCGCTGCTGACGCTGCTGGCCCCGCTGACGGAGGGCCGTGCCGCAGGCTGGCCGCTGTGGACCTGGGTGTCGCTGACCGCCTTCCCGCTCGCGGCCGCCGCCTTCTACCTGGTCGAGCGGCGCGCGGACCGGGCCGGGCGGACACCGCTGGTGCCGCCGAGCCTGTTCGAGCTGCCGGGGATGCGGCGGGCGCTGCCGATGGTGCTGCCGTTCGCCACCGGCTTCGGCGGCTTCATGTTCGTGGTCGCGGTCGCGATGCAGGAGGGCCTGCACTACGGGCCGGTGAAGGCGGGCCTGGCGCTCACCCCGCTCGCGGCGGCGTTCTTCGCGGCCTCGCTGGCCGGGCCGCGCCTGGTCAGCCGGTACGGCAGCCGTGTCGTCACGACGGGCGGCGTCATGCAGGGCGTGGGCCTGGTGCTGCTCGCCCTCACCGTGGGCCGGGACTGGTCGGGGCTGTCCACGCTGGACCTGGCGCCCGCCCTGGCCCTGGCCGGGTTCGGGCAGGGGCTGCAACTGCCGCTGCTCATGCGGTTCGTGCTGACCGGCGTGCCGGCCGAGCGGGCCGGGGTCGGCAGTGGCGTCATGGTCACCACCCAGCAGACCTCGCTGGCGCTGGGCGTGGCCACGCTCGGCACGCTCTTCCTGTCGCTCACGCCGGGGCACGGAATGCGGGACGCGCTGGTGGTGGTGCTGATGGTGCAGGTGGCGGGGGTCGTGCTGACGACGCTGATGAGCCTGCGGCTGCCGCGCACTTTGGCCTGA
- a CDS encoding MarR family winged helix-turn-helix transcriptional regulator, translated as MTDPNDPADPTRVWSAMRALVLDNDRRREVCDALGMSFFRVKALRRIAASPIKLGDLAADLMTDRPYTTLVVDDLARRGLVERTPHPTDRRSKIVTATPAGAAAAEEAERILGTPPTALRELDEADLAVLQRVMTKLEP; from the coding sequence ATGACCGACCCCAACGACCCTGCCGACCCCACCCGCGTCTGGTCCGCCATGCGCGCGCTCGTGCTCGACAACGACCGCCGCCGCGAGGTCTGCGACGCCCTGGGGATGAGCTTCTTCCGCGTCAAGGCCCTCCGGCGTATAGCCGCCTCCCCCATCAAGCTCGGCGACCTCGCCGCCGACCTGATGACCGACCGCCCGTACACCACGCTGGTCGTGGACGATCTGGCCAGGCGCGGGCTCGTGGAGCGCACCCCCCACCCCACGGACCGCCGCTCCAAGATCGTGACGGCCACGCCCGCGGGCGCCGCGGCGGCGGAGGAGGCCGAACGCATCCTCGGCACCCCGCCGACGGCCCTGCGGGAGCTGGACGAGGCCGATCTCGCCGTGCTGCAGCGAGTCATGACGAAGCTGGAGCCGTAG